From the genome of Patescibacteria group bacterium, one region includes:
- a CDS encoding methylmalonyl-CoA carboxyltransferase — MGPEQAVKIIFKKDLNKSKKPEKLEKEKIEQLKEMFLNPYQAAKLGQVDMIINPKDTRIVLTKCLKSLFNKRESKIPRKHGNIPL, encoded by the coding sequence ATGGGACCTGAACAAGCGGTAAAAATTATCTTTAAAAAGGATTTAAACAAAAGCAAAAAGCCCGAAAAATTAGAAAAGGAAAAGATTGAACAATTAAAAGAAATGTTTTTGAATCCTTACCAAGCTGCTAAACTTGGCCAGGTTGACATGATAATAAACCCAAAAGATACAAGAATTGTTTTAACAAAATGCTTAAAATCTTTGTTTAATAAGAGAGAAAGCAAGATTCCTAGAAAACACGGCAATATTCCTCTATAA